CAAATGGAGCAAAATCAAAGAGAGTATTATATGCGTGAGCAAATAAAAGCGTTACAATCCGAATTGGGAGAGGGCGACAGCGTTTATGAGCAAGCAGAGGAATATTACGAGAAGATTTATTCTACAAAAATGCCTGAGGAATGTACGGAAAAGCTAATAAAAGAGGTAGAAAGATTTGAAAAGCTTCCCTTTGCTTCACAGGAGTCATCGGTTATAAGAACTTATTTAGAAACCTGCTTAGAGCTTCCTTGGGGATATAAGACTAAAGAAACAAGTGATATTATAAAGGCTCAGGAAATTCTTGATAAGGACCATTACGGACTTTTTGACGTTAAAGAAAGAATAATAGAGTTTTTAAGTGTTAAACAGCTTACAGGAAATTTATCGGGACAAATTTTATGTCTTGTAGGACCTCCCGGAGTTGGTAAGACCTCTATAGCAACAAGCGTCGCAAGAGCAACAGGCAGAAAATTTGCAAGAATTTCTTTGGGCGGAGTAAGAGATGAGGCAGAAATCAGAGGCCACAGAAAAACCTACATAGGCTCGATGCCCGGAAGAATAATAAATGCTTTAAAGCTTGCTAAAAGCTCAAATCCTGTTATATTGCTTGATGAAATAGATAAGCTCGGAAATGACTATAAGGGAGACCCTTCCTCTGCATTACTGGAAGTGCTTGACCCTGAGCAAAACAAAAATTTCAGAGACCATTATCTTGAATTACCCTATGATTTAAGCGATGTACTGTTTATAACAACAGCTAATACAATTGATACCATTCCCAAGCCGCTACTTGACAGAATGGAGATAATTGAGCTTAACAGCTATACAAATAATGAAAAGCTGCAAATTGCAATAGACTATCTTGTGCCTAAACAGCTAAAGAAAAACGGACTTAATAAAACAAAGCTTAAAATCGATGCAGATGTATTGCCGATAGTTATTGATTCCTATACAAGAGAATCGGGCGTGCGTGAGCTTGAAAGACAGATAAACAAGCTTTGCAGAAAGGCAGCCAAACAGATAGTTACGGGTAAAAAACAAATTAAAATAACACCCAATAATTTGGAACAATTTTTAGGCTCACCGAGATATAAGCCCGATAAGCTTAACGAAAAAGGCTCTGTTGGAGTTGCTACAGGCTTAGCGTATACCTCAGTAGGCGGAGAAACTCTTGAAATAGAGGTAAACGTTATGGAGGGTACAGGCAAAATCGAGCTGACAGGCTCTTTGGGAGATGTTATGAAAGAGTCTGCAAGGGCAGCGGTAAGCTACATTCGTGCCAATGCCGAAAAGCTCGGAGTGGAAAAAGAGTTTTATAAAAACAAGGATATTCATATACACGTGCCCGAAGGCGCTGTTCCCAAGGACGGTCCCTCTGCGGGAATAACTATAGCAAGTGCTGTTTTGTCTGCTTTTACAGGACGTGCAGTCAGAGGCGATACTGCTATGACGGGAGAAATAACCCTAAGAGGCAGAGTGCTTCCCATAGGCGGACTTAAAGAGAAAACTATGGCGGCATATAAATTAGGTATAAAAAATGTAATTATTCCCGAGAAAAATGTATCAGATTTACAGGACATAGATCAGACT
This region of Oscillospiraceae bacterium genomic DNA includes:
- the lon gene encoding endopeptidase La, with translation MPNSALHFEVIRKKSILAIEAAMNFEQTVFIVTQQKITDTEPEFSNLYSIGTIAKIKQVLKAQPNVVKVMIEGLARGRMINALKAEPYLEAEIEILEDEKSDYDIFETEAMIRQAQEAFDSYAQVMPKVPSEFLMKVITETEPGRLADFMLANTPLKYDAKQKALECLNPLKRLELTIKLLNEETQILAIEREIGIRVHEQMEQNQREYYMREQIKALQSELGEGDSVYEQAEEYYEKIYSTKMPEECTEKLIKEVERFEKLPFASQESSVIRTYLETCLELPWGYKTKETSDIIKAQEILDKDHYGLFDVKERIIEFLSVKQLTGNLSGQILCLVGPPGVGKTSIATSVARATGRKFARISLGGVRDEAEIRGHRKTYIGSMPGRIINALKLAKSSNPVILLDEIDKLGNDYKGDPSSALLEVLDPEQNKNFRDHYLELPYDLSDVLFITTANTIDTIPKPLLDRMEIIELNSYTNNEKLQIAIDYLVPKQLKKNGLNKTKLKIDADVLPIVIDSYTRESGVRELERQINKLCRKAAKQIVTGKKQIKITPNNLEQFLGSPRYKPDKLNEKGSVGVATGLAYTSVGGETLEIEVNVMEGTGKIELTGSLGDVMKESARAAVSYIRANAEKLGVEKEFYKNKDIHIHVPEGAVPKDGPSAGITIASAVLSAFTGRAVRGDTAMTGEITLRGRVLPIGGLKEKTMAAYKLGIKNVIIPEKNVSDLQDIDQTVRKGLNFIPVSDVSEVFDFVICKKKEELVLTHDVKENNFTRERLVQ